The Cervus elaphus chromosome 20, mCerEla1.1, whole genome shotgun sequence genomic interval TTTTACTTTAAGGATTTTTATATTGAAGAATTCAAAAAGTGGTAGGTTTTTGAACTTATTGATTTGTATTTAAAAGGAACTATTggttgttaatcggctatatcccagtgcaaaataaaaagtttaaagtttggaaaaaaataaaaggaactgtTGACAAAGATTCACTGGAAATAATATGATGAACAAGTGGGAAAATACAGTTAATACTACTGAAACCTACTAAAATAATTCCAGGATGTATGGTTTATCTGACATAATGATACCTCTACTTTTCTAAACACACAGTGGTACAATGGACAATGTTCTATCACTTATGTTCTTCCCTGAATATGTAAAAGTTAAAATACCAATTCAAAAACTaataaattcttttctttaaatgtttcttaCAGATACAACTTCAATATTTTCATTCAATAGTGGTACAgtttaagagatttttttattCATGAGTCAAACAACAATTAACCCAAAGGGAAATGATAGTTTACAGGCTCATAGTGCAAAAAAAGAGTTCAGGAATGCAGTaactaatatttctaaaatacaaaatagataaaattcttagaagatacATGCAATAATAAACTCTACTAAGCAGCtggtcacagagctagaacatTTGATAATTTTACTGGGATATCAATGGGACACTAGCTGTTTCCAAATTCAACTTGAACTCTCACCTTAGgctttgtattttgcttttccagTTTCACTAATGACACACACATGATTCAAATCCCTGAAGTGTTCATTGTAGTCAAGGGCATATCCCACAACAAACTTGTCTGGAATTTCAAATCCAACAAAGTCCGGTCTATAGCCAACACTTCGAGGGGTCCTTTTCACAAGCAAGCTGGCAACCTTGACCATCTTTGGATTATACCGCTTGACCAGGGAAAGCAAGGCTTGCATCGTTTTGCCAGTGTCAATGATATCTTCAACAATCAAGACATTCTTTCCAGTCAAAGTTGAGAGATCATCTCCACCAATCACTTTTATGTCACCTGTTGACTGATCATTACAGTAGCTCTTCAGTCTGATAAAATCTACAGTCATAGGAATGGACCTGTCACTATTTCTGTTCAGTACTTTGATGTAATCCAGTAGGTCTGCAAAGAACTTATAGCCCCCCTTCAGCACACAGAGGGCTACGATGTGATGGCCTCCCATCGCCTGCATCACATCTCGAGCAAGCCGTTCAGTTCTATCCATAATTAGTCCATGAGGGATAAACACCTTTTCCAAATCCTCTGCATAATGATTAGGTATACAAAATAAATCCAGGTCATAACCTGGTTCATCATCACTAATCACGATGCTGGAGCTGCAGGTCGCCATAATGGAGCTGGTTGGTGCGCAGGCTGACAGCAGTCTGGGCTTTCATCAGTTTCTTAAAGGGGATGCAACTATCCTCAGGCTAAGAGCCCTGTGTCTGTCACAGAGAGGAGCTGGTTGAGATGGAGGAGGAAGTAGCTGTGGGCTGGGGACCAGGACACCATGTTCTTTCGCCTGCTCAGCATCTGTTCCTGGTTCTTCTAATAGCAGCACTTTGAGTCTCCTTTGGAAAATATAAGTAAATCCTTGAAAAGCAGTGATCACTGACTGTCACTCCCAGTGACTATGAGGAATTGAACACCTTGATGGTAAGTGTTACTCACAGGAGCAGTTGGGATGTGTCTGGAAATGTGTTGGACCTAGAGGCaaaagacctaggttcaatcctgcCTCTGCCATTTACTCATTGAACTGTAGCACATAATCATTTGACCTCTGATTCAGGAGTTAATATGCTGCAGGCAATAGTAAAACCACCACCAGTCTGTAGATCCTACCTCAGGATCTCTCCATGGTTCATGTCCTAGGACTTGTCTGTATCAAGAACGGCATCCCCTGGGTAACCTCCACTTCTATATGCTCTAGCTAAAATCTATCAATTCTGCCACTTTTTCAgagtccctcccacctcctcaacTCTGTCCATACTTCCCTCTTTACCTGGCCCCACCTCAGGCCTTGTCT includes:
- the LOC122677945 gene encoding hypoxanthine-guanine phosphoribosyltransferase-like; this translates as MATCSSSIVISDDEPGYDLDLFCIPNHYAEDLEKVFIPHGLIMDRTERLARDVMQAMGGHHIVALCVLKGGYKFFADLLDYIKVLNRNSDRSIPMTVDFIRLKSYCNDQSTGDIKVIGGDDLSTLTGKNVLIVEDIIDTGKTMQALLSLVKRYNPKMVKVASLLVKRTPRSVGYRPDFVGFEIPDKFVVGYALDYNEHFRDLNHVCVISETGKAKYKA